DNA from Nitrospira sp.:
TTCGATTGGACTCATCAGCTTTGATGTAGGAATTTGCCAACGGCGACATGCCGAGATCGACAAACGTGTGCGCCAACACGGCTCCGCACGACCGGCACTGTGGTCCTCCCATGGAAACATCCTCCTTCTTCATCGCGACTCTCCAGTTTCCTCGTTTCGCGGGGCCCGCATGGCGTCAATTATGGACGTCATCGAGAGGCTCGGTCGGTCCATTCAAGGTTATCCGTGAGATGCGCGGTTTCCCGGAGGCGCTTCAATGTCACCAAACGAATGAACTCCCCCGTCCTGAAATTGGGATCCTGGAAATGCATAGCCGTAAGGCCATCACGGAGATCGACGACGGCTTGATGAAGGTCTACTTCGGGAAGGAATCCTTGGGCCACCTTGGTGAACTTGTCAAAATTCACCCGGTAGGATCGTTTATCGGGCTGTGCATCTTTGTTGATCGACACTTCCACGCCGGGAATAAGCTTGGCGACCGCCCCCGCCAAATCCTTGACCTGATAATTCCACCCATCACTCCCCACATTCAGCGTCAAGAAGGTCCCGCCGTCCCGATGCTCACGTTGCACGGCCCAATCGATGGCTCGAGCCATATCTTTGACGTGAATAAGCGGACGCCAGGGAGTTCCATCACTCAGAATGTTAATGCGCTTGGACGCGAGTGCACCGGCTACGAAGTCATTTAATACCAGGTCGAGCCGCAGCCGATCACTCATTCCGCAAGCGGTGGCGAACCGGAGACAGGTTGCCGTGAAGGTTTCCGATGCCAGCGCTGCAAGGTCTCGTTCGGTGGAGACTTTCGATTTGGCATAGGCCGTCAGAGGATTGAGGGCGTCCTCTTCTCGACGCGGCCCGCCTTCGGCAAACCCATAGACGCTGCAACTCGACGCAAACACGAACTTCTTGACCCCGGCCCGCTTTGCCTTCTGCGCAAGCTCGATGCTGGCCCGATAGTTAATCGCCGTCGTTACATCTTCATAGAGGGCCCCCATGGGATCGTTGGAGATGGCGCACAGATGCACGATTCCATCAACACCTCGCAGAATCTCCTCCGGAATCCGCCGAATGTCTCCGAAGTGTTGCACGTCAACTCGACTTTCCGGAAAGCGCGACACACCCGTCAGGCAGTGCGCAAAGTAGCCCATGTCATACCCGATGAGCGTCGCTCCTGGATGGGACTCGCGCAAACGGCGCAACACTAATGGTCCGACATACCCCATATTGCCGGTGACCAAGATCTTCATGGCACTCCTCTAACTTAAGGTGGCTTTGATTTGCTGGCATACGTACTCTGAAAACGGAAGCGAACAAGTGAACGCCGGAGAGACGGCGTTGAGGATATGCATCGAGTGTTTGTCGCCCTC
Protein-coding regions in this window:
- a CDS encoding UDP-glucose 4-epimerase; amino-acid sequence: MKILVTGNMGYVGPLVLRRLRESHPGATLIGYDMGYFAHCLTGVSRFPESRVDVQHFGDIRRIPEEILRGVDGIVHLCAISNDPMGALYEDVTTAINYRASIELAQKAKRAGVKKFVFASSCSVYGFAEGGPRREEDALNPLTAYAKSKVSTERDLAALASETFTATCLRFATACGMSDRLRLDLVLNDFVAGALASKRINILSDGTPWRPLIHVKDMARAIDWAVQREHRDGGTFLTLNVGSDGWNYQVKDLAGAVAKLIPGVEVSINKDAQPDKRSYRVNFDKFTKVAQGFLPEVDLHQAVVDLRDGLTAMHFQDPNFRTGEFIRLVTLKRLRETAHLTDNLEWTDRASR